CGCCGCCTTCACCCTGAACGGGGCCACCTGCCGTAACGGCTGACCGGCGGCGGGGCCGGGCGAACCGTCCCGAACGTCGGGCCCCGCCGTCTACGGTGTGGTTAGAGAAGATCGCGCGTGGGGTACCACCCGCTGCACGACGAACCCCGACCGACGGCGGGGCGGCACACCCGAGGGAGCATCCATGGCACTCAACGACGATGACATGCAGACCACCAGCGGCGGCGGCCTCGAGGGCCCGGCCGACGGCGGCGCGACCCCGGGTCACCAGGACGGTGGCGCCGATGGTGGTGCCGAGGGTCCGGCCGATGGCGGTGCGACCCCGGGCCAGCAGGACGGTGGCGCCGATGGTGGTGCCGAGGGTCCGGCCGATGGTGGTGCGACCCCGGGCCAGCAGGACGGTGGCGCCGATGGTGGTGCCGAGGGTCCGGCCGACGGTGGTGCGACCCCGGGTCACCAGGACGGTGGCGCCGACGGCAGCGCGTCCTGACGGATCGTCGTGACGATCGTCGACCCGCCGGGCGGCCACGGCCGCCCGGCGGTTCCGTCCCGCGCCCTGGCGGCCCTCACGCGCTGCGTCGGCGTCGAGCCGGCCAAGTTCGCCGCCGCGTACTGGGGCCGCGAGCCGCTGCTCTCCCGTGCCGACGAGCTACCCCACCCGCACGGCTTCACCGACCTGCTCAGCCCCGCCGACGCCGACGAGCTGCTCAGCCGGCGCGGCCTGCGTACCCCGTTCCTGCGGGTGGCCAAGGACGGCCAGCTCGTGCCCGCGGCCCGCTACACCGGCGGTGGTGGCGCGGGCGCCGAGATCGGTGACCAGGTCCTCGACGAGAAGGTGCTGGAGCTGTACGCCTCCGGCGCGACCCTGGTGCTGCAGGGCCTGCACCGCACCTGGCCCGCGCTCGTCGACTTCGCCCGCGACCTCGGCGCCGCGCTCGCCCAGCCGCTCCAGGTCAACGCCTACCTGACCCCGGCCGGCAGCCAGGGCTTCGCCACCCACTACGACACCCACGACGTGTTCGTCCTGCAGGTCGACGGTCGCAAGCACTGGCGGATCCACCCGCCGGTGCTGCCCGACCCGCTGGAGAGGCAGCCGTGGGGCGGCCGGGCCGACGAGGTCTCCGCCACCGCCTCCGGACCCGCCGCCCTCGACGTGGTCCTCGAACCGGGGGACGCGCTCTACCTGCCGCGTGGCTGGCTGCACAGCGCCCAGGCGCAGGAGTCCAGCTCCCTGCACCTGACCGTCGGCATCCGGGCGCTGACCCGGTACGCCCTGGTCGAGGAGCTGTTGGCGCTCGCCGCCGAGGACCCCCGGCTGCGGGCCGGCCTGCCCTTCGGCACCGACGTCGCCGACCCGGACGCGATCGAGCCCGAACTCACCGAGACCGTCGAGGCGCTGCGCGACTGGCTGCTGCGCGCCGACCCGGCTGCGGTGGCCGCCGGGCTGCGGCGGCGGGCCTGGCCGGCGGCCCGGCCGGCGCCGATCCGGCCCCTCGCGCAGGCCGCCGCGCTCGCGGCGCTCGATCCGGACCACCGCATCGCCCCGCGTGGGGGACTGCGCTGGCAACTCACCCCGACCGACGACGGCAAGGTCGCGCTGCGGCTGGTCGACCGGACCGTCACCCTGCCCGGGCAGTGCGAGGCGGCGCTGCGCGCGCTGCTCACCGCCGACGTGATCCGGGTCGGGGACCTGCCCGGGCTGGACGACGACGCCGACCGGCTGGTGCTGGCCCGCCGGCTGCTGCGCGAGGCGGTCGCCGTACCGGCCGAGTGACGTCACCCGCGGCCCGCTCCTGCTCGGCCCGCTCCTACCGGGCGGACCGGGCAGGGGGACCGGGCCGGGCACGCCGCCGACCGGTGCGACCGAAGGGGGCGGGGGTCAGCGGGTCGCGACCAGCAGCGCCACGGTGGTCGCCAACCCGGCGATCAGCACGATCGCCGCCGGCCGCGGGCCGAGCAGCGCGTGTCGCCGGTCCGCCAGCCGCTTCGCCGGGGCCAGGCCCACCAGCGGGCCGAGCAGCGTCACCACCAGCGCCAGCACCGGCATCCCCGCCGCCAGGTCGCCGCCGTAGCGCACCCCCAGCGCGCGGGCGCCGGCCCCCAGCGCGTACGCGAGCAGCGCGCCGGCCACCCCGCAGAGCGCCAGCAGCGGGTTCGCCGAGCCCGGCAGCTCACCCGGCTGCCCGGCCCGGTCCAACAGGTCCCGTACCCCGCGCAGCGACGCCACCGGGTCCCCGCCGGCGTCCCGCGCCGGCCCCGGCGGCGGCCCCAGCCGGCGGGCGCCCAGCCCCACCCGGCCGCGCAGCTCCGCCCAGAGGTGGCCCACCTCGGCGTCCACCCGGTCCACCATGGCCCGCGCCTCCGCCACCTCCGCCTCGGCCCGGCGCAGCTGCTCGGCGGCCTCGGCCACCGCCCGGTCGGCGGCGGCGCACTGCTGGTCGTGCCACGCCTGCGCCTCGGCGCGCTGGGCCCGGACCCGGCCGGTCAGCTCGGCGAGGCGGCGGACGTGGGCGGCGTACGTGTCACTGGCGACCGGTTCGTTCATCGGGACGGACCATAAGGGATGATCACCTGTCCGGTGCGGTGCACCGCGCGGTCGAAGAAGAGCCCGCGCCACGGCCGGGGGTACCAGTCCGGCCCCCCGGTGCCCGGGTACAGCGCCGAGCCCAGCTCACCGCCCTGCACGTCCAGCGCCACCCACGCCCCGATCTGGTCGGTGCGTGCCGCCGGACCGCCCAGGTCGGCCCGCATCCGGGCCACCCCGCGCCACCAGGCCAGCACGTGGGTACGCCGCTCCGGACCGTCGTGCAGGATGCGGCGCAGCCGGTCCAGCCCGCTACGCCCGCCGACCGACGTCGACAGCGCACCGGCCGCCGCGTCGACGGCGAACAGCAGCAGGTAGTGCGGGGTGGCCGGGGTGCCCGGCCGGGCCAGCGCCTCGACCGTCTCGGCCATCAGCTCCGGCACCGTCTCCTCGTCGTACCAGGCGGCGTCGTCGGCCAGGTCCTCGTACAGGGCGCGGGCCGCCGGGTCGGCGTCCGGGTCGAGGCAGGCGATGGAGAACCGGGCGGCGCCGGGCCGGTGCTGCCGGGCCAGCGAGCGGGCCGCGGCGTCGAGCACCGCGCACGCCTCGTCGACCCGGGTGCCGAGCACCGCCAGGTTGCGTCCGGGCGCCCGGGGCAGCCGCAGCGCCGCCGAGCGGGCCTGCACGTCGATGATCTCCCCGAGCAGCGCCACCGGGTTGCGGGGCGCGGCGTCCCCGGCCGGCGGGGCCAGCGCGCGGAAGTCCGGCGCGTCGGCCAGCCGGGGGACCGCGTCGCCGTCGAAGAGCCGGGCCGGGGCGGCGTCGGCCGGGCGCATCCGCCACAGCCGGTGCTGCAACTCGCTCCACGTCTCCCAGTCGCCGGCCGACGGGATCCGCGCCACCTGGTTGCCCTCGGTCATCCCGGACTCGGCGTTGACCACCGCGTGGTACTTCGGCAGCGCCTGCGCGGCGTCGTTGCGCTCGGCCAGGATCCGCAGCGCCTTCGGCAGCGCGATCCGCAGGGTGAACTGGGCGACCAGCGCCGGGCGCCCCCACAGCGCCTCGATGCCGCGTACGTCCTGCGAGGCGAGCACCAGGTGGATGCCCTGCGAGCGGCCCCGCCGGGCCAGGTCCTCCAACAGGTCGGCGGCCTCCCGGGCCACCACGTCCCGGCCGGCCAGCAGGGCCTGGAACTCGTCCACCACCGCCACGATCCGGGGCCAGTGCCCGGTCGGGTCCACCGCCCGCAGCTCGGCGAGCTTGGTGACCTCGTGCTTCTTCGCCGCGTCGGCGCGGCGGCGCAGCTCCTCGGCGAGGAAGCGCAGCAGCGCCAGCCCGAACTCCCGGTCGGTGTTGACGTTGATGCCGACCAGCCGCATGTGCGGCAGCCAGCTCGGGTCGCGCCGGCCCTGCGCGAACCGGGCGAAGGACACCCCCTCCTTGAAGTCGAGCAGGTAGAACTCCAGCTCGGCGGGGGAGTACCGGGCGGCCAGCGCGCCGATCCAGGCGAAGATCAGATTGGTCTTGCCGGTGCCGGACGGGCCGCCGATCAGCGCGTGCGGCGGGTAGTCGCCCAGGGTCAGCAGGACCGGCCGGCCGTGCGGGCCCTCACCGATCGGGGCGGTGAGCCCGTGCGCCGAGTCCTCCTTCCACATCTGCTCGGGCGGGGGCAGCAGGTCGGTGAAGGGGGTCGGCGGGGGACCGGCGTTGACCCGGGAGGCGATCTCCCGGCAGGTCTCGGTGACCAGGGTGGCCGGCGGCGGCGGGTCGAGGCGTACCGGCAGGCCGCTCGGGCCGCCCACCCGGGCCTCGCCCTTCTCGGCGGTGATCCGGGTCAGCGTCGCGTCGTCCGGCAGGTCGATGCCCCGGACCACCAGGTGCACCCCGCAGGCCGCCCCGGTGCGCAGCACCCGGTCGAGTTGGCCGCGCTCGTGCCGGGACGGCTCGTCCCCGCCGAGCAGCACCGCCACCCGCCACGGCTCCGGCCGGCGGCCGGTCGCCGCGGCCAGCTCGCGCAGCGAGGCGTACTCGCCGGCGAGCACGGTCTCGTTGATCCGGCGGATCTGCTCGACCAGGTCGTCCAGGAGCCGGCCCAGGCCGCCCGGGCCGACGAAGGTGAGCAGTCCGGCGGTGCCGAGCGGGGCGAACCCGGCCAGCCCGCCGCCCAGGTGCTCCGGGTCGTACCCGTAGAGCCGCACCGCGCCGGGGTCGGCCCGGCCGACGCCGCGCAGCAGCAGCGCGGACACCACGGCGTCACCACCGTGCCGGTCGGCCCCGGCCAGGTGCACGTGCCCGGCGTCCAGCAGCGGCACCAGCGCCGGCACCGGTTCCGCGCCGGGGACGCGCAGCGTGCCCACCCGTACCGGGCCGATCGGCTCGCCCCGCGCGGCCGGCGTCGCGTGCCACTGCGGCCAGGGCGCGGACGCCGCGCCCGGGGCCTCCCGCAGCGCGGCGGCGGCCGTGCGGCGGGCCAGCTCGCCGATCCGCGCGGCGTGCCGGTCGTCGATCTCGGCCAACCGCCGGTCCCGCTCCGCGGCGACCCGCTGCGGCACGGCGGCGGCGGCCCGTCGCGTCCGGGCCAGCCGCTCCCGGGCGCCGGTCAGCTCCGTCTCGGCGGCGGCCACCCGGGCACGGGTGGCGCCGAGTGCCTCGGAGAGCATCCCGCGTACCCGGGAGACGAGCTGCCCGCGCAGGTCAGCCACGGCGTCCGCCGTCGGGCGCCGGCTGCCGGCGCGGGTCGGGCCCGTCGGCGGGAGGCAGGTCCCGGCCCAGCCGGGCCAGCAGCACGGCGGTCGCCACCCCGGCCGTCACGGCGGGGTCGGCGGCGTGCGGCTGCTCCTCGCCCGCGCCCCGGCGCGGCGGGGGCATCCGGCAGATCCGGGTGAGCAGGGTGTCCAGCACCGGCGGCGGCAGACCGGGCAGCAGGTCACGCACCCGGCCGTCGAGTTCGCCGCGCAGCCGGCCCAGGTCGTCGGCGCGGGGCGGATGTCCCAGCAGCTCCCCGGCCAGGTCGCGCAGCAGGGGCGGGGCGAGGGCGGCCATGCCGAGGCCGACGTCGGCGTGCGCGCGGCGCAGCTCCCGGTGCAGCCGGTCCCGGTCGCCGGAGCGGACGCCGCCCGCCACCCGGCGCAGCAGCTCCCGGGAGTCGGCGACCCGCTCGTCCGGCTCGTCCGGTGGGCCCTCCGTCCCGCCGGTCAGCTCGGCCACCCGGACCGACCACCAGCGCTCGACCGTCGGGTCGGCGGCCGGCTCGTCGGCCGGCGCGGCCGCCGGCGGCCCGTCCTCGCGCGGCGCGTCGTGCTTCGGAGCCCGGCCGGTGGCCGGTGGCGGGGGCGCCCCGTCGGGGGCGAGCCCGATCGCCGCCAGGTACGCGGTGAGCTGCTCCTGGGCCACCCGCAGCGCGTGCCCGGCGGCCTCGGCGTGCTCGACGGCGGCGGACAGCTCCGGCACCCCCATCGGGTTGGCCGACTCCTGCCGGACCCAGCGCAGCCGCTCGGTGGCCTGGCCGAACTTCTCCAGCGCCAGGGCGAGCTGGGCGAGGGGGAACTCCTCCGCGGCGGCGCGCACCTGCGCCCCGACGTCCTCCACGATGGACACGGCGGCCGCTCAGAGCGTCGAGACGTAGAGCTGCGCCTGCTCCACCGCGACCAGGGTCGCGGCGAGGCATTCCTCCAGCTCCTGCCCGGCCTGGGTCAGCGAGGCCTGGGCGGCCTCCACGGTCTCGTGCCCGCTGCCCTCCAGGGCCCCGGCCAGGGTCTGCTGCGCCTCGGAGAGCTTCTCGCCGGCCGCCTGCACCGCTGTCTGACCGTCCCCGATCTGTTGGAGGGCGACCTCGATGGCTGCCTTCAGCTCGGCGACGCTCGCCACGATGACCTCCTGGGGGCGGGGAGACGTCCATTACAACGTATACCCGGGCGGTGGAGAACATCCGCCCGGTGGGTGTCCCTGCCCGGCTGCCCGTTTCCCGCCCCGACGTGCGCGAACCCGCCACCTGCCGCAATCGCCGGTCCCGCCCGGGCCCCACCCGGTCCCGCCGACGGGACCAAGGCTTCGGCGGCGGGAGCCGGCGCGGACGGGCACAGGTTCAGGGGCGGGGGAGCCAGCGCGGGCCGTGCACCTCCGCGCCGAGGGCGGTGACCCGGGTACGCAGCTCGCGGTCGGCGGTGACCACCAGGCGGCGGCGGTCCGGGGCGTCGCGGACCAGCGCGACGATCGTGTCGTCGCCGGAGGCGGGCGCGGCGACGGTGCGTACCTCGGCGGTCCCGGGGACCTCCCGGGCCGCCCCCTCCACCACCAGCACCACCTCCACCGGTGGCGGCAGCTCGGGCGGCAGGCCCGCCGCGGCCAGCGGGGCCAGCGCGTCGCGTAGCCGGGCCGCCGCGCCGGCCCGGTCCCGCCACCATCCGTCGGGCCGGGAACCGACCACGTTGGCGCCGTCGACGATCAGCAGGGGGCGGTTCTCCATGGCCCCAGCCTGCCACCCGGTGGCGTTTGCCGCGTCGGCCGTCGGGTAGCCACCGGCGACCGTGCCGCGCCCGCGGTGTCGCTCCGGCGACCGTGCCGCGCCCGACTGCGGAGGACAGAGATGATGGGACCCGGTGACTTCGGCTCCGACCCGTGGGACGAGTTCCTGGCCCGGTACTTCGGCCGGGGAGAGGGCGGACGCCGACCGGCCCACCGGGTCGACATCACCCGGCTGATGACCGCCGACGCCCGGGAGATGCTGGCCGACGCGGCCCGCCGAGCCGCCGAGAAGCACAGCAACGACCTGGACACCGACCACCTGCTCTGGGCGGCGTTGCAGCGCGAGCCGCTGCGCGACCTGGTACGCCGGGCCGGCGCCGACCCGGACGCCCTGGTCAACGCCCTCGGCGGCCGGGGTGAGGGCGCGCCCCGGGGCGAGGTGCCGCCGAACCTCTCGCTCACCCCGGCGGCGAAGCGGGCGCTGCTCGACGCCCACCAGCTCTCCCGCGCGATGGGGGCGAACTACATCGGCCCCGAACACATCCTGATGGCGCTGCCGCTCAACCCGGAGTCACCGGCCGGCCGGATGCTCGCCGCCGGCCGGATCCAGCCCGAGTCGTTGCAGGCGGCCAGCGCCGAGCGCGGCCCGATGCCCGGCCCGAAGCCGGACCGGGGCACGCCCACCCTCGACCAGTACGGCCAGGACCTCACCGACCTGGCCCGCAACGACCAGATCGACCCGGTGATCGGCCGGGCCGACGAGATCGAGCAGGCGGTGGAGATCCTGTCCCGGCGCACCAAGAACAACCCGGTGCTCATCGGTGAGGCGGGTGTCGGCAAGACCGCCATCGTCGAAGGGCTGGCCGAGCGGATCTGCGACGGCGACGTGCCGCAGACGCTGCTCGGCAAGCGGGTGGTGCAGCTCGACCTGGCCGGGCTGGTCGCCGGCACTCGGTACCGGGGCGACTTCGAGGAACGCCTGAAGAAGGTGATCGACGAGATCCGGGCCCACCGGGACGAGCTGATCATCTTCCTGGACGAGATCCACACCCTGGTCGGCGCGGGCGGCGCCGGCAGCGAGGGCGGCATGGACGCCTCGAACATGCTCAAGCCGGCCCTGGCCCGTGGCGAGCTGCGGGTGATCGGCGCGACCACGTTGGACGAGTACCGGCGCAGCATCGAGAAGGACGCGGCGCTGGCCCGGCGCTTCCAGCCGGTGCTGGTGCCCGAGCCCACCGTCGAGGACACCGTGGCCATCCTGCGCGGCCTGCGCGACCGGTACGAGGCGCACCACCAGGTCCGCTTCACCGACGAGGCGCTGGTCGCCGCCGCCGAGCTCTCCGACCGGTACGTCACCGACCGGTTCCTGCCGGACAAGGCGATCGACCTGATCGACCAGGCCGGCGCGCGGGTGCGGCTGCGGACCCGCACCCCCGCCTCGGACGTGC
This genomic interval from Micromonospora coxensis contains the following:
- a CDS encoding cupin domain-containing protein, whose translation is MTIVDPPGGHGRPAVPSRALAALTRCVGVEPAKFAAAYWGREPLLSRADELPHPHGFTDLLSPADADELLSRRGLRTPFLRVAKDGQLVPAARYTGGGGAGAEIGDQVLDEKVLELYASGATLVLQGLHRTWPALVDFARDLGAALAQPLQVNAYLTPAGSQGFATHYDTHDVFVLQVDGRKHWRIHPPVLPDPLERQPWGGRADEVSATASGPAALDVVLEPGDALYLPRGWLHSAQAQESSSLHLTVGIRALTRYALVEELLALAAEDPRLRAGLPFGTDVADPDAIEPELTETVEALRDWLLRADPAAVAAGLRRRAWPAARPAPIRPLAQAAALAALDPDHRIAPRGGLRWQLTPTDDGKVALRLVDRTVTLPGQCEAALRALLTADVIRVGDLPGLDDDADRLVLARRLLREAVAVPAE
- a CDS encoding FtsK/SpoIIIE domain-containing protein, with product MADLRGQLVSRVRGMLSEALGATRARVAAAETELTGARERLARTRRAAAAVPQRVAAERDRRLAEIDDRHAARIGELARRTAAAALREAPGAASAPWPQWHATPAARGEPIGPVRVGTLRVPGAEPVPALVPLLDAGHVHLAGADRHGGDAVVSALLLRGVGRADPGAVRLYGYDPEHLGGGLAGFAPLGTAGLLTFVGPGGLGRLLDDLVEQIRRINETVLAGEYASLRELAAATGRRPEPWRVAVLLGGDEPSRHERGQLDRVLRTGAACGVHLVVRGIDLPDDATLTRITAEKGEARVGGPSGLPVRLDPPPPATLVTETCREIASRVNAGPPPTPFTDLLPPPEQMWKEDSAHGLTAPIGEGPHGRPVLLTLGDYPPHALIGGPSGTGKTNLIFAWIGALAARYSPAELEFYLLDFKEGVSFARFAQGRRDPSWLPHMRLVGINVNTDREFGLALLRFLAEELRRRADAAKKHEVTKLAELRAVDPTGHWPRIVAVVDEFQALLAGRDVVAREAADLLEDLARRGRSQGIHLVLASQDVRGIEALWGRPALVAQFTLRIALPKALRILAERNDAAQALPKYHAVVNAESGMTEGNQVARIPSAGDWETWSELQHRLWRMRPADAAPARLFDGDAVPRLADAPDFRALAPPAGDAAPRNPVALLGEIIDVQARSAALRLPRAPGRNLAVLGTRVDEACAVLDAAARSLARQHRPGAARFSIACLDPDADPAARALYEDLADDAAWYDEETVPELMAETVEALARPGTPATPHYLLLFAVDAAAGALSTSVGGRSGLDRLRRILHDGPERRTHVLAWWRGVARMRADLGGPAARTDQIGAWVALDVQGGELGSALYPGTGGPDWYPRPWRGLFFDRAVHRTGQVIIPYGPSR
- a CDS encoding ATP-dependent Clp protease ATP-binding subunit translates to MMGPGDFGSDPWDEFLARYFGRGEGGRRPAHRVDITRLMTADAREMLADAARRAAEKHSNDLDTDHLLWAALQREPLRDLVRRAGADPDALVNALGGRGEGAPRGEVPPNLSLTPAAKRALLDAHQLSRAMGANYIGPEHILMALPLNPESPAGRMLAAGRIQPESLQAASAERGPMPGPKPDRGTPTLDQYGQDLTDLARNDQIDPVIGRADEIEQAVEILSRRTKNNPVLIGEAGVGKTAIVEGLAERICDGDVPQTLLGKRVVQLDLAGLVAGTRYRGDFEERLKKVIDEIRAHRDELIIFLDEIHTLVGAGGAGSEGGMDASNMLKPALARGELRVIGATTLDEYRRSIEKDAALARRFQPVLVPEPTVEDTVAILRGLRDRYEAHHQVRFTDEALVAAAELSDRYVTDRFLPDKAIDLIDQAGARVRLRTRTPASDVRELEQQLDEVRRDKEQAVADEQYEKASALRDRIAEIEAQIRRAQGDGEGGNHVPSVGTQEIAEVVSRATGIPVSQLTEEERDRLLRLEGQLHAKVVGQDDAVTAVAEAVRRSRTGLADPERPMGSFLFLGPTGVGKTELARALAEALFGEADRMVRVDMSEFQERHTVARLVGAPPGYVGYEEAGQLTEAVRRRPYAVVLLDEIEKAHPDVFNILLQVLDDGRLTDGQGRTVNFKNTVLIMTSNLGAELITGTQRAVGFGAGEPGGTAETDELRERLMRRLQETFRPEFLNRIDETIIFRRLEAEQLRQITGLLLEETRRRLHAQDVEVDFTTAGVDWLAEHGYQPEFGARPLRRVIQREVDNRLSRMLLENEISPGQKVTVDARDGQLAFEVAAGDRGYTAATTSHPR